The following DNA comes from Mycobacterium sp. MS1601.
GGGTCAGGCGGTGGGTTGACGGCGTAGTAGTCGTCGCTCTTCTCGTGCCCGCTCAGCGCGTCCTTGGCGCGTCGGCCCACCGACCAGTAGTGGTTGCGCATATCGGCGGAGTACCGGGCGGACTCGACGAACGGTCGGTAGACCACCGGATGCCCGGAGAGCACATTCTTCAGATGCCAGGGCACCACCACCAGCAGGTCGTGCACATCGCACACCTCGCGGTTGACCGCGTAACGAAACGACGGTTCGGCCTCGCGGCTGAGCAGGTACCAGCCCTTGAGCTCGATACCCATCGCCACCCCGTGGCCCGCATCGATCAACGTGGCGTTGTTGGTGACCAAGCGGACGTCGGGGAACGTCTGCGCCGATCGGACGAACTTGTACTCCGCCCACGCCCCGTCGGGATCCCACACCGCCCGCAGCCGGTTCAGCGTCTCCACCACCTGGATCTCGATGCTGCCGCCCAGCATCGAGTTCAGGGAGAACAGATCGCCGGCCTCCAGTCCTTCGATGAAGGTCTGCGAGCTGAAGTGCACCGGCAGCGCCGCCAGCGCGTCACGGACATCGCCGACCAGCGCGCCGCGTGGTGTCGCCGGGTCCGGCTCCTCGCGTACCGGCGGGGTTGGTGCGACGTAGCCGCCGAAGAGCGTCATTCGCCGGTCTCGATGGTCTCGGTTTCGGCGGCGATGTGCCGGTTGGCCACCGCGTCGGACAGCCGCTCATAGGCGATCTCGGCGAAGTGCGGATCACGTTCGGCCACAAATGCTCTGCGTCCCAGCGCCACGGCTGCCACCGATCCCGACGCCAGACCGCCGAACGGTTCCCACACCACGTCGCCCTCACGGGTGACGGCATGCACCAGGCGTTCCATGAACTCCAGCGGCTTCTGGTTCAGATGCACCGACGACGCCTGGGTGGGTTTGTAGACCCGGGGCGCGGAGCGGCGCATGGACCCCTTGAGTCGCTCACCGTCGTGTAGGGGTCCGCGGCGCCACACATTGGTCAGACCGTGGGTGTGCGTCCACGGGTAGCGCATGGCGTCCCACTGCTCGGCCGTCACCGACGACACGCCGTCCAGGGAGAAGTAGGGCCGACCCGATTCGAAACCGTGCTGGTTGCAGTAGGCGGCCATCCGCTCGACCATCTGCCCCGGCGGGAAGTACCAGAGCCAGTCCCGGGTGAGGTACTTGCGGGTGGCGGCGTTGCGGACCCCGCAGGCTTCGTTGGACAGGTACAGCGGCAGGCCGGAGCGCACCCACTCGTGGCGCAGCCAGTCCTGCATTCCCAGCACCTCGCCGTCCTCCACAGGGACCTCGAACCGCCGCTGGTACAGCGCGCACACCTCGGTGACCACGGGGTACTGCCGGATGGTCTTGCCGTTGACGTTGCCCGCGATGTGCGACAGGCCCTTGTCCCAGACGATGGTCTGCACGTAGTCCCAGCCGCGGCGGTTGAGCTCGGCATGCACCGTGGCCCAGCCCACCTCGGTACCCCAGAACCAGAGTGTGGTGCCCGGGTGCGACGCCTGCGTCCATGCCGTGATGTGCTCGTCGTACCAGCCGACCAGGCCATCGGAATCGATTGTGTCGCCGTGGAACCCACGGACACCGTAAGCCCCGTCACTGATGATGGTGTCCGGCGCGGGCCAGGTCGCGTAGGCGTCGCGCGCATCACCGTGGTGCAGGGCGAACGGGGCCTGGCTACCACCGACCACCACGCTCAGACCGCGCTTCGCCGGTGCAGCCAGGCGGGAGCGGGCGGCGCGGGGTGGCATCGGTGGTTCTCCTGTCGTGGAATCGGTCTAGTGATCCTAGGCAGTCAAGACCCTCGCACACGGCACCGACAGCCATTGCGCACGGCGATCCGGGCGGGCGGATCGAACGTGGGGGACGTCACGCAAGTCATCATTCCGTGAGGCCCTCGCTACCCTGCAGGGAGGAGGAAACCGATGCACACCGTGACCACGGGTTTGCTGGGGGCTCGTCGATGCCGCTGACCGGCGGTGAGCAGTTTGCCGGGTACCGAATTCTTCGGATGATCGGCTCCGGCGGCATGGGCGAGATCTACCTGGCCCAACATCCGCGTCTGCCCCGGCAGGACGCGCTGAAAGTGCTGCCCGCACACATGTCGGCCGACAGCGACTTCCGGGACCGGTTCAGCCGGGAAGCCGACCTGGCGTCCTCCCTGTTCCACCCACACATCGTCGGTGTGCACGACCGCGGGGAGTACCGCGGTCAGCTGTGGATCGCGATGGACTACATCGACGGTACCGACGCCGGTCGGCTGGTCCACGAGTATCACCCGGCCGGACTGCCGGTGGGGGACGTCATCGAGATCGCCACCGGTATCGCCGAGGCCCTGGATTACGCGCACGCCCGCGGCCTGCTGCACCGCGACGTCAAACCCGGCAACATCCTGCTGGGCAACCCCGTGGCCGGTCGCCGACGAATCCTGCTGGCAGACTTCGGCATTGCCCGCTCCATGACGGACACCACGCAGCTGACCCGCACCAACATGGCATTGGGCACCGTGCACTACGCCTCCCCCGAGCAGCTACGCAACCAGCCGCTGGATGGCCGCACCGACCAATACTCCTTGGCGGCAACCACATTCGAGTTGCTTACCGGGCGCGCCCCGTTCGACGACCCCAGTCCCGCGGTGGTGATGAGCCAGCACCTCACCGCGCCGCCGCCGTCGTTGGCGGCCACCCGGCCGGACCTGGCCGCGCTCGACGTCCCATTCGCCATAGCGCTGTCGAAATACCCCGGCGACCGCTATCCACGCTGCGAGGACTTCGTGCACGCACTGCGCGCACACTTGCAGCATGGTCACCGAGGCACCCGGGCGCTGGTCACCCCACCGGCGGTCACCCCGGCAGCGGCGCACAGGAGGCCGGCGTTGCTGTGGCCGCTGGCAATCGCCGCGGTTGTGGCAGTGGTAGTGCTCGCCGCCCTGCTGATCGACGCGCAGTCCGGGCCAGAGCAGACCGCCGCCCCGACCACGATCCCGCCGATACCCGCCGTCACGACAACCACTGCGACGACGCAAGCCTCGTCGTTCGACACCATGAGCGAGCTGGTCACCGAGTACTACTCGCTTCTGCCGGAAGACACCGACAGCGCGTGGCAAATGCTGTCTGCCGGCTATCAGGACCAGACCGGCGGCCAGCGGGAGTACGAGAAGTTCTGGCGCTCTGTCGATTCGGTAAGCGTCGACTCCATCTCGGCCCGCGATGACAGCAGCGTCTCGGCGCAACTGACCTACGTGATGCGCAATGGCAGATCCAGCTCCGAAACCCGATGGTTGGAGGTCGAACCGGTGAACGGCACGATGATGATCGCCGACTCCGGGCTGGGCTCCTAGGGCTTGTGGTTAGCTCGGGGGGTGTCCGAGAGCAGCCGCACCACCGCCGAGTTGATCGTCGAATGCCTCGAGAACGAAGGCGTCACGCATGTCTTCGGCATCCCGGGGGAAGAGAACATCCGGCTGGTCGACGCCCTGTCACGGTCGACGATCCAGTACGTCCTGACCCGCCATGAGCAGGGTGCTTCGTTCATGGCAGAGGTGTACGGCCGCCTGACCGGCAACGCCGGGGTGTGCTCGGCGACGCTGGGCCCCGGCGCCATCAACCTGCTGCTCGGCGTCGCCGATGCCACCACCAATTCCACTCCGGTGCTAGCGCTTTCGGCCCAGGTGGGGATGAATCGC
Coding sequences within:
- a CDS encoding DNA methyltransferase is translated as MPPRAARSRLAAPAKRGLSVVVGGSQAPFALHHGDARDAYATWPAPDTIISDGAYGVRGFHGDTIDSDGLVGWYDEHITAWTQASHPGTTLWFWGTEVGWATVHAELNRRGWDYVQTIVWDKGLSHIAGNVNGKTIRQYPVVTEVCALYQRRFEVPVEDGEVLGMQDWLRHEWVRSGLPLYLSNEACGVRNAATRKYLTRDWLWYFPPGQMVERMAAYCNQHGFESGRPYFSLDGVSSVTAEQWDAMRYPWTHTHGLTNVWRRGPLHDGERLKGSMRRSAPRVYKPTQASSVHLNQKPLEFMERLVHAVTREGDVVWEPFGGLASGSVAAVALGRRAFVAERDPHFAEIAYERLSDAVANRHIAAETETIETGE
- a CDS encoding serine/threonine-protein kinase; amino-acid sequence: MPLTGGEQFAGYRILRMIGSGGMGEIYLAQHPRLPRQDALKVLPAHMSADSDFRDRFSREADLASSLFHPHIVGVHDRGEYRGQLWIAMDYIDGTDAGRLVHEYHPAGLPVGDVIEIATGIAEALDYAHARGLLHRDVKPGNILLGNPVAGRRRILLADFGIARSMTDTTQLTRTNMALGTVHYASPEQLRNQPLDGRTDQYSLAATTFELLTGRAPFDDPSPAVVMSQHLTAPPPSLAATRPDLAALDVPFAIALSKYPGDRYPRCEDFVHALRAHLQHGHRGTRALVTPPAVTPAAAHRRPALLWPLAIAAVVAVVVLAALLIDAQSGPEQTAAPTTIPPIPAVTTTTATTQASSFDTMSELVTEYYSLLPEDTDSAWQMLSAGYQDQTGGQREYEKFWRSVDSVSVDSISARDDSSVSAQLTYVMRNGRSSSETRWLEVEPVNGTMMIADSGLGS